A region from the Manihot esculenta cultivar AM560-2 chromosome 13, M.esculenta_v8, whole genome shotgun sequence genome encodes:
- the LOC110608291 gene encoding protein PELOTA 1, with translation MQEGLAHILLVGKSVTATRSRIETSIPRKHGPAIAGYESALNKFFEHVLQAFLKHIDFSVIRCAVIASPGFTKDQFHRHLLLEAERGQLRPIIENKSRIVQAQDTSVTRILINQSN, from the exons ATGCAAGAAGGACTTGCACACATCTTACTTGTCGGTAAAAG CGTGACAGCTACTCGATCAAGGATAGAGACTTCAATTCCTCGAAAGCATGGCCCTGCCATTGCTGGTTATGAGTCG GCATTGAATAAGTTCTTTGAGCATGTTTTACAG GCTTTCCTAAAGCATATTGATTTCAGTGTCATTCGTTGTGCGGTGATTGCAAGCCCTGGTTTCACTAAG GATCAGTTTCATCGTCACTTATTGTTGGAGGCAGAGAGGGGACAGCTGAGACCCATTATTGAGAACAAGTCACGCATAGTGCAAGCTCAGGATACAA gtGTGACCAGGATTCTTATAAATCAAAGCAATTAG